In Sebaldella termitidis ATCC 33386, one DNA window encodes the following:
- a CDS encoding ABC transporter ATP-binding protein: MDDKILEVKNLHVSFDTYAGEVKAIRDLSFEVRRGETLAIVGESGSGKSVTVQTIMKLIPMPPGRIKSGEIWFEGQDLVKVSDKVMRQLRGGKIGMIFQDPMTSLNPTIKIGKQIMEVIKLHKKVSNAEAKKLAIEMLDKVGIPKPKDRFKQYPHEFSGGMRQRVVIAIALAAEPDLLICDEPTTALDVTIQAQILELINQLKNEMNIGVILITHDLGVVAETADRVIVMYAGEKLEEANVVDLFYDPKHPYTWGLLESLPRLDMDSNERLKAIPGTPPDLLNPPKGDPFAARSDYAMVIDYEEEPPLVDLGNNHFVKSWLYVEGAPKIDPPFRLKRKDKTDGEDL; the protein is encoded by the coding sequence ATGGACGACAAAATACTGGAAGTAAAAAATTTACATGTTTCATTTGATACTTATGCCGGAGAAGTAAAGGCAATAAGAGATTTAAGCTTTGAAGTAAGAAGAGGGGAAACACTGGCAATAGTCGGAGAATCAGGATCAGGAAAATCTGTTACCGTACAGACTATAATGAAATTAATACCCATGCCTCCGGGAAGAATCAAGAGCGGGGAAATATGGTTTGAAGGACAGGATCTGGTGAAGGTTTCTGATAAGGTCATGAGACAGCTCAGAGGCGGAAAGATAGGAATGATATTTCAGGATCCGATGACTTCGCTGAACCCTACAATAAAAATCGGAAAACAAATAATGGAAGTTATAAAATTACATAAAAAAGTTTCAAATGCCGAAGCAAAAAAGCTGGCAATTGAAATGCTGGATAAAGTGGGAATTCCAAAGCCAAAAGACAGATTTAAGCAGTATCCGCATGAATTTTCAGGCGGAATGAGACAAAGAGTGGTAATAGCAATAGCGCTTGCAGCAGAGCCGGATCTTCTAATCTGCGACGAGCCTACGACAGCACTGGATGTTACGATTCAGGCTCAGATACTGGAACTTATCAACCAGCTGAAAAATGAAATGAATATAGGAGTAATTTTGATTACGCATGACTTGGGAGTCGTAGCAGAAACAGCCGACAGAGTTATAGTTATGTATGCAGGAGAAAAGCTCGAGGAAGCCAATGTAGTTGATCTTTTCTATGATCCGAAGCATCCGTATACATGGGGACTTTTGGAGTCACTGCCAAGACTGGATATGGACAGCAATGAAAGACTGAAAGCAATACCGGGAACTCCTCCGGATCTGCTGAATCCTCCTAAGGGAGACCCCTTTGCAGCGAGATCTGATTATGCAATGGTAATAGATTATGAAGAAGAACCGCCTTTGGTGGATCTCGGGAATAATCACTTTGTGAAATCATGGCTCTATGTGGAAGGAGCCCCAAAAATAGATCCTCCTTTCAGATTAAAGAGGAAAGATAAGACAGACGGGGAGGATTTATAA
- a CDS encoding ABC transporter ATP-binding protein yields the protein MEKIMEINNLKKYFAMKSKKVLKAVDNITIDIYKGEVLSLVGESGSGKTTMGRTVSRLYNKTAGEVKYKGKFIEEYSIMEFSKKVQMIFQDPQASLNPRMTIGDIIAEGLDIHKLCATKEERTAKIYDLLETVGLNKEHANRFPHEFSGGQRQRIGIARALAVDPEMIVCDEPISALDVSIQAQVVNLLKDLQQEKGLTLLFIAHDLSMVKYISDRVAVMYRGKIVELGTPEAVYDNPVHTYTKSLISAVPIADPLNTRDRIIEGIEESYLRSPIGDASEIHEIPEIPELTEYKPNHFVETEFLKNHNLI from the coding sequence ATGGAAAAGATAATGGAAATAAATAATCTGAAAAAATATTTTGCCATGAAAAGTAAAAAAGTACTAAAAGCTGTAGATAATATAACGATAGATATATATAAAGGCGAGGTCTTAAGTCTTGTAGGTGAATCAGGAAGCGGAAAAACAACAATGGGACGTACGGTATCAAGACTGTATAACAAGACTGCCGGAGAAGTAAAGTATAAAGGTAAATTTATAGAAGAGTATTCTATTATGGAATTTTCAAAAAAAGTACAGATGATATTTCAGGATCCTCAAGCTTCATTAAATCCGAGAATGACAATCGGAGATATAATTGCAGAGGGACTGGACATACATAAGCTTTGTGCTACTAAAGAAGAAAGAACAGCTAAGATTTATGATCTTCTTGAGACAGTAGGACTTAATAAGGAGCATGCAAACAGATTTCCGCATGAGTTTTCCGGAGGGCAGAGACAGAGAATCGGTATAGCAAGAGCACTTGCAGTAGATCCAGAAATGATAGTGTGTGATGAGCCTATATCTGCACTTGATGTTTCCATTCAGGCACAGGTGGTAAATCTTTTAAAAGACCTGCAGCAGGAAAAAGGGCTGACACTTTTATTTATAGCTCATGACCTGTCAATGGTTAAATATATTTCTGACAGAGTAGCTGTAATGTACAGAGGAAAAATAGTAGAGCTGGGAACACCGGAAGCAGTATACGACAATCCGGTTCATACATATACAAAATCGCTGATTTCAGCAGTACCTATAGCAGATCCGCTGAATACCAGAGACAGAATTATTGAAGGGATAGAGGAATCTTATCTTCGAAGTCCTATAGGCGATGCATCTGAGATACATGAAATTCCTGAAATACCGGAATTAACAGAATACAAACCAAATCATTTTGTAGAAACAGAATTTTTGAAAAATCATAATCTAATATAA
- a CDS encoding peptide ABC transporter substrate-binding protein, whose translation MKKILILLFIIMGIIVYGAKNEITVNFEYEPYEANLDPQLSESITAANIIPLLFEGLIKQNENGEPVPGIAEKWERNAEGLVWTFYLREAEWENGDPVTANDFKFAWIRALDSKNAAEYAYMLFPIKGAYEFNVGMGNIEELGIKVIDEKTLEVTLNSPTRYLDSLLTFPVYSPINEKYFNLYKDEYGKDAGKIMSNGAYKLVKWEHSDELVLEKNKNYWNEKEVKTEKIRIKLINDISKSLEAFENNEIAFTVITPELYTEYRKDKRLISYDDGSAWYLEYNLENDFLANKKIRQALTIAIDKEELGSILQAMGKPAYGYVPGFVQGVDKSFRKEAGNTYPHYNSKKAKKLFEEGLKELNFNEAPEITLIFNDQGNNKKIAEYIQGKIKKELGYNLKIKSLPFKERLERMTQKTFEIVLAGWSGDFNDALSYMDIWTTGGGNNHASYSNPKYDELIQIAQTSSDQKARIKAMIEAEKILGDDMPIGMLYFRQKVFLVNPELKNMKFKPVGSEYYLIDAYIE comes from the coding sequence ATGAAGAAAATTTTGATATTATTATTTATTATTATGGGAATTATAGTTTATGGAGCTAAGAATGAGATTACGGTTAATTTTGAATATGAACCGTATGAGGCAAATTTAGATCCTCAACTAAGTGAAAGTATTACGGCTGCCAATATAATTCCGTTACTGTTTGAAGGACTAATCAAACAGAATGAAAATGGGGAGCCGGTTCCAGGGATTGCTGAAAAGTGGGAAAGAAATGCAGAAGGACTTGTATGGACTTTTTATTTGAGAGAAGCCGAGTGGGAAAATGGAGATCCTGTGACAGCAAATGATTTTAAATTTGCATGGATAAGGGCACTTGACAGTAAAAATGCAGCTGAGTACGCTTACATGCTGTTTCCTATAAAAGGAGCCTACGAATTCAATGTAGGAATGGGGAATATAGAGGAATTAGGAATAAAAGTTATAGATGAGAAGACACTAGAAGTAACACTTAATAGTCCTACAAGATATTTAGATTCACTATTAACCTTTCCGGTATATTCTCCGATAAATGAAAAATATTTTAATCTGTATAAAGATGAATATGGAAAAGACGCAGGGAAAATAATGTCAAACGGTGCGTACAAACTGGTAAAATGGGAGCATTCTGATGAATTAGTTCTTGAAAAAAATAAAAATTACTGGAATGAGAAAGAAGTGAAAACTGAAAAAATAAGAATAAAATTAATAAATGATATATCAAAATCATTAGAGGCTTTTGAAAATAATGAAATTGCGTTTACTGTGATAACACCGGAACTGTATACTGAATATAGGAAAGATAAGAGACTGATTTCTTATGATGACGGATCTGCATGGTATTTAGAGTATAATTTGGAAAATGATTTTCTTGCTAACAAGAAAATAAGACAGGCATTAACAATAGCGATAGATAAAGAAGAGCTGGGATCAATCTTGCAGGCAATGGGTAAACCGGCATACGGATATGTTCCGGGATTCGTACAGGGGGTAGATAAATCTTTCAGAAAAGAAGCAGGAAACACATATCCGCATTATAATTCCAAGAAAGCAAAAAAATTATTTGAAGAAGGACTAAAAGAACTCAATTTCAATGAAGCACCAGAAATAACACTAATATTTAACGATCAGGGAAATAATAAAAAAATAGCGGAATATATACAGGGAAAAATAAAAAAGGAACTTGGATATAATTTGAAGATAAAATCTTTACCATTCAAAGAAAGACTTGAAAGAATGACTCAAAAGACTTTTGAAATAGTTCTTGCAGGATGGAGCGGAGATTTTAATGATGCATTGAGCTATATGGATATATGGACAACTGGCGGCGGGAATAACCATGCCTCATACTCTAATCCTAAATATGACGAATTAATACAAATAGCACAAACAAGCTCTGATCAAAAAGCAAGAATAAAGGCTATGATAGAAGCAGAAAAAATTCTTGGTGATGATATGCCTATAGGAATGCTCTATTTTAGACAAAAAGTATTTTTGGTAAATCCGGAGCTTAAAAATATGAAATTTAAGCCGGTCGGATCTGAATATTATTTAATAGATGCGTACATAGAATAA
- a CDS encoding ABC transporter permease, whose protein sequence is MEIANIFWRNIKWRLQNPLTVIMTLLQPLIWLLLYSTVFNADFTGISSGSYTGFILPGILVLVIFASSGSSGVINYIMKTKGSFYRIQISPVKRSSIILGHILDSAVLSYLEIAVLFIISFFLSAKLSLEISDFIPLIILFFLVIFFISSFSYTLSLILPDENIFFVIINTFVLPIFFVSTALIPYESISSSYKTVVLLNPFTHVINSVRNIILENTTDWGIFINSAGIMLVLCILSFVLSVYYLNKSSNNI, encoded by the coding sequence GTGGAAATCGCGAATATATTCTGGCGTAATATCAAATGGAGACTCCAAAATCCTCTAACTGTTATTATGACATTACTCCAGCCGTTAATCTGGCTTTTGCTGTACAGCACAGTTTTTAATGCCGATTTTACCGGTATTTCTTCCGGCAGCTATACCGGCTTCATACTTCCCGGTATTCTTGTTCTTGTTATTTTTGCCAGTTCAGGAAGCAGCGGTGTTATTAATTATATAATGAAAACTAAGGGCAGCTTTTACCGCATACAGATTTCACCTGTAAAAAGAAGCTCTATTATACTCGGACATATTTTAGATTCCGCAGTATTATCATATCTGGAAATAGCAGTATTATTTATTATCTCATTTTTTTTATCAGCAAAATTATCTTTGGAAATATCTGACTTTATTCCTTTGATTATTCTGTTTTTCCTTGTAATATTTTTTATATCATCTTTTTCCTATACGCTGAGTCTTATATTACCTGATGAAAATATATTTTTTGTTATAATAAATACTTTTGTTCTTCCTATATTTTTTGTCAGTACAGCACTGATACCTTATGAAAGTATTTCCAGCAGCTATAAAACTGTAGTTCTTCTAAATCCTTTTACACATGTGATTAACAGTGTCCGTAATATTATTCTGGAAAATACGACGGACTGGGGGATTTTTATTAATTCCGCCGGAATTATGCTGGTATTATGTATATTAAGCTTTGTTTTATCTGTTTATTATTTGAATAAAAGCAGTAATAATATTTGA
- a CDS encoding peptide ABC transporter substrate-binding protein — protein MRKLLLVILSLVIVVSLVSCGGGKSGGNAGDKGTVSFNIEVEPTSLDPQVLTDEAGLNVAQFLYESLVRLNEKSEIVPAGAERWDISEDGLKWTFYIRKDMKWSNGDPVTAKDYYNGVKRGLDPELAAEYAYLTYYIKNAQSYSEKKITDFEQVGVKVIDDYTLEFELQDPTAYFGKLLVMPIFYPVNEKALAEFGDQYALDPKKSVYSGPYIMTEWSHGSKVVLERNPNYWTKDKFKIEKLIAVITADLDSAANSYENGELTITKISPEKLKAYKDKPELVSYSDGRVYYFSFNLKNDILKNQKVRQALSLAIDRDKLVNEVLANGSEKGSGIVASGMPGIKDDFRKENGDLYAQYKDEDIKKLFEEGLQELGKTPADVKLSLLIDEQGTAKKEAEFYQAQWREKLGLDVSVDQTTKKDRIARSRSGDYDIVRYSWGPDFADAMTYLELFFSNTEMNIPRYVNPEYDELLSIGRKSNNHDERTEAMEKAEKIVTESFAYSGLYYQTVNILVNSKVKNVHFRSVGAPIDLIDATLD, from the coding sequence ATGAGGAAACTTTTGTTAGTAATTTTGAGTTTAGTTATTGTTGTTTCGTTAGTTTCTTGCGGAGGAGGTAAGTCTGGAGGAAATGCAGGGGATAAAGGTACTGTCAGCTTCAATATAGAAGTAGAGCCTACATCACTGGATCCACAGGTACTTACTGATGAAGCAGGTCTTAACGTTGCACAGTTTTTATATGAAAGTCTTGTAAGACTAAACGAAAAGAGTGAAATAGTTCCTGCGGGAGCTGAAAGATGGGATATAAGTGAAGACGGGCTGAAGTGGACTTTTTATATCAGAAAAGACATGAAGTGGTCGAACGGAGATCCTGTTACAGCCAAAGATTATTACAACGGTGTAAAAAGAGGACTTGATCCTGAGCTTGCAGCAGAATATGCTTATTTAACATATTACATAAAAAATGCGCAGAGTTACAGTGAAAAGAAAATAACGGATTTTGAACAGGTAGGGGTAAAAGTTATTGATGATTACACACTGGAATTTGAATTACAGGATCCTACAGCTTATTTCGGGAAACTGCTTGTAATGCCTATATTCTATCCTGTAAATGAAAAAGCTCTTGCAGAATTCGGGGATCAGTATGCACTTGATCCTAAAAAATCTGTTTATTCAGGACCGTATATAATGACAGAATGGAGTCACGGAAGTAAAGTAGTTCTGGAGAGAAACCCTAATTACTGGACTAAAGATAAGTTTAAAATCGAAAAGCTTATTGCGGTAATAACTGCAGATTTAGATTCGGCAGCAAATTCTTATGAAAACGGCGAGCTTACTATTACTAAAATTTCTCCTGAAAAGCTAAAGGCTTATAAAGACAAACCTGAATTAGTAAGTTATTCAGACGGAAGAGTTTACTATTTTTCATTTAACCTGAAAAATGATATACTTAAAAATCAAAAAGTAAGACAGGCTTTATCACTTGCAATAGACAGAGACAAGCTGGTAAATGAAGTGCTGGCAAACGGTTCTGAAAAAGGAAGCGGAATAGTAGCCTCGGGAATGCCTGGAATAAAGGATGACTTTAGAAAAGAAAACGGTGACTTATACGCACAGTATAAAGATGAAGATATAAAGAAACTTTTTGAAGAAGGACTTCAGGAATTAGGAAAAACTCCTGCTGATGTAAAGCTGTCACTTCTTATAGACGAACAGGGAACTGCAAAGAAAGAAGCAGAATTCTATCAGGCACAGTGGAGAGAAAAGTTAGGGCTTGATGTTTCTGTTGACCAAACTACTAAAAAAGACAGAATAGCAAGATCAAGATCAGGAGACTATGATATAGTAAGATACTCATGGGGACCTGACTTCGCAGATGCTATGACTTATCTGGAATTGTTCTTCTCGAATACTGAAATGAATATTCCTAGATATGTAAATCCTGAGTACGACGAGCTTTTATCAATCGGAAGAAAAAGCAATAATCATGATGAAAGAACTGAAGCTATGGAGAAAGCTGAAAAGATAGTTACTGAGTCATTTGCTTATTCAGGGCTTTATTACCAGACTGTTAATATACTGGTAAATTCAAAAGTTAAAAATGTTCATTTCAGATCTGTTGGTGCACCGATAGATCTTATAGATGCTACACTGGATTAA
- a CDS encoding peptide ABC transporter substrate-binding protein — protein sequence MKKLFLILTLFVLVLSCGGDKGGEAGKAGGGTVTLNFEQEPKTIDPQLTTDTTATKINALIVEGLTRQDETGAPVPGIAEKWDVSEDGLVWTFHLRDAKWENGDPVTANDFKFAWLRALESKNAAEYAYMLFPIKGAQAFNEDKGSAEDVGIKVIDDKTLEVTLTNPTAYFAALISYQTFTPLNEKYYNEQGDQYALDAGKIMANGPYKLVKWTHNESFELTRNENYWNNAETKIDNVRAKLISDASASLSAFKNDELDLTLITVEQYPEFKEDKRLTPYDDGSTWYLEYNLKNDFLANKKIRQALTMAIDKEELGSILQAMGKPAYGYVPGFVQGVDKSFRDEAGDTFPHYNPEEAKRLFAEGLKELGLEKAPKLTLIFNDQGNNKKIAEYVQEKIRKELGYDLAVESLPFKERLERMTQKTFEVVLAGWSGDYNDALSYMDLWVTNGGNNHTSYSNPKYDELIQIAQTSPDQKARIQAMIEAEKLLGDDMPIGMLYYRQRMALVNPRLKDMKFKPVGSEYYLTDAHVE from the coding sequence ATGAAAAAACTATTTTTAATACTGACATTATTTGTTCTGGTATTATCTTGTGGCGGGGACAAAGGCGGAGAAGCCGGTAAAGCTGGTGGAGGAACAGTTACATTAAACTTTGAACAGGAGCCGAAAACAATTGACCCTCAATTAACTACAGATACAACAGCTACTAAAATTAATGCACTGATAGTAGAAGGACTTACAAGACAGGATGAAACAGGAGCCCCGGTTCCGGGAATTGCTGAAAAGTGGGATGTAAGCGAAGACGGACTTGTATGGACTTTTCACCTGAGAGATGCTAAATGGGAAAATGGAGATCCTGTAACAGCAAATGATTTTAAATTCGCATGGCTGAGAGCACTTGAAAGTAAAAATGCAGCAGAATATGCTTACATGCTGTTCCCTATAAAAGGAGCGCAGGCATTTAACGAAGATAAAGGAAGCGCAGAAGATGTAGGAATCAAAGTTATAGACGATAAAACATTGGAAGTAACACTTACTAATCCAACTGCTTATTTCGCAGCATTAATAAGCTACCAGACATTTACACCATTAAATGAAAAGTATTATAACGAGCAGGGTGACCAGTATGCACTTGATGCAGGAAAAATAATGGCAAATGGTCCTTATAAGCTGGTAAAATGGACACATAATGAAAGCTTTGAGCTTACAAGAAATGAAAATTACTGGAATAATGCAGAAACTAAAATTGATAATGTAAGAGCAAAATTAATAAGTGATGCTTCAGCATCATTATCGGCATTCAAAAATGACGAGCTTGATCTTACTTTGATTACAGTAGAGCAGTATCCTGAATTCAAAGAAGATAAAAGATTAACTCCTTATGATGACGGATCTACATGGTATTTAGAGTATAATCTGAAAAATGATTTTCTTGCTAACAAGAAAATAAGACAGGCATTGACAATGGCGATAGATAAAGAAGAGCTGGGATCAATCTTACAGGCAATGGGTAAACCGGCTTACGGATATGTTCCGGGATTCGTACAGGGAGTAGATAAATCTTTCAGAGATGAAGCAGGAGATACATTCCCGCACTATAATCCAGAAGAAGCTAAAAGATTATTTGCTGAAGGTCTGAAAGAGCTAGGACTGGAAAAAGCGCCAAAATTAACTTTGATATTTAATGATCAGGGAAATAACAAAAAAATAGCTGAATATGTACAGGAAAAAATCAGAAAAGAGCTTGGGTATGATTTAGCAGTAGAATCTTTACCATTCAAAGAAAGACTTGAAAGAATGACACAAAAAACTTTTGAAGTAGTTCTTGCAGGATGGAGCGGAGATTATAACGATGCATTAAGCTATATGGATTTATGGGTAACAAACGGCGGAAATAACCATACTTCATACTCTAATCCTAAATATGATGAATTAATACAGATAGCACAAACAAGTCCTGACCAAAAAGCAAGAATACAGGCTATGATAGAAGCAGAAAAGCTTCTTGGCGATGATATGCCTATAGGAATGCTTTATTACAGACAAAGAATGGCTCTGGTAAATCCAAGACTTAAAGATATGAAATTTAAGCCGGTTGGATCTGAATATTATTTAACAGATGCTCACGTAGAATAA